One Clostridium sp. CM027 genomic window carries:
- the mltG gene encoding endolytic transglycosylase MltG, giving the protein MKKIVLLIMVLIVCVLAGNFQYKKIIQHPIKTNKDIYVNVKNGDALYSVLDDLNQIGAIKNASIIKFYIKSNKIKSNVHTGKFLIPKDVTVVEFIKILSTVGNEKDIIKVTIPEGFDINSIANMLQEKGIINKEKFIDSCKTYKLPTYITEKENRKFNLEGFLFPSTYDLKAGMSGNAIIKLMVDKFYSTINEINKETPIEMKKLDDIIIMASIVERETSDKNEKAKVASVFYNRLKKDMKLQSCATVLYSLGKHKEKLYNKDLEVKSPYNTYKVTGLPVGPICNPGKESIKAALSPTKTNYLYFVLSNDGKHFFTDDYNEFLKVKDVTQGF; this is encoded by the coding sequence ATGAAAAAGATAGTGCTATTAATTATGGTTTTAATAGTTTGCGTATTAGCTGGTAATTTTCAGTATAAAAAGATAATACAGCATCCTATTAAAACTAATAAAGATATCTATGTTAATGTGAAAAATGGAGACGCTTTGTATAGTGTACTAGATGATTTAAACCAAATTGGTGCTATAAAAAATGCAAGTATTATAAAATTTTATATCAAATCAAACAAAATAAAATCTAATGTTCATACAGGAAAGTTCTTGATACCAAAGGATGTTACAGTTGTGGAGTTTATAAAAATTTTATCAACTGTAGGAAATGAAAAAGACATTATTAAAGTAACAATACCTGAGGGATTTGATATAAATAGTATTGCAAATATGCTACAAGAAAAAGGCATAATAAACAAAGAAAAATTTATTGATAGCTGTAAAACTTACAAGCTGCCTACTTATATTACGGAAAAAGAAAACCGAAAATTTAATTTGGAAGGTTTTCTTTTTCCATCTACATATGATCTTAAAGCCGGTATGAGTGGAAATGCAATAATAAAATTAATGGTGGATAAGTTTTATAGTACTATAAATGAAATAAATAAAGAAACGCCTATAGAGATGAAGAAATTAGATGATATAATAATAATGGCATCAATTGTTGAAAGAGAAACTAGTGATAAAAATGAAAAAGCTAAAGTGGCATCAGTTTTTTATAATAGGCTAAAAAAAGACATGAAGTTACAATCTTGTGCAACTGTTTTATATTCTTTAGGTAAACATAAGGAAAAATTATACAATAAAGATTTAGAGGTTAAGTCACCTTATAATACCTACAAGGTGACAGGACTTCCTGTAGGTCCAATATGTAACCCAGGAAAAGAATCTATTAAAGCAGCCTTATCTCCTACTAAAACAAATTATTTATACTTTGTTTTAAGTAATGATGGAAAGCATTTTTTTACAGATGACTATAATGAATTTTTAAAGGTCAAAGATGTAACACAAGGATTTTAG
- a CDS encoding O-methyltransferase: MSGITYDYMEQYLRDLIPSNVGILDELEKFALENRVPIVQKETAKFLELMITINRPKKILELGTAIGYSSILMNLTSGGLSEITTIERDEKMIEIANANIIKYGMQNKITVLKGDCLEILESLQDEYDMIFMDAGKGHYNHFLPHCLRLLKREGVLIADNVLFRGMVASKELATRRKITIIKRMKSYLELVSNNDNLVTSVIPMGDGISVTVRKFAGGSKEA; this comes from the coding sequence ATGAGTGGGATAACATATGATTATATGGAACAATATTTAAGAGATCTCATTCCAAGTAATGTTGGTATTTTAGATGAGCTAGAGAAATTTGCTCTCGAGAATAGAGTCCCTATAGTTCAAAAAGAAACTGCTAAATTTTTGGAATTAATGATAACTATAAATAGACCTAAAAAAATTTTAGAGCTGGGCACGGCTATAGGATATTCTTCTATTTTAATGAATTTAACTTCCGGTGGGTTAAGTGAAATTACGACTATTGAAAGAGATGAAAAAATGATAGAAATTGCAAATGCGAATATAATAAAATACGGAATGCAGAATAAAATTACTGTTCTAAAAGGAGATTGTTTAGAGATTTTAGAAAGTCTCCAAGATGAATATGATATGATTTTTATGGATGCAGGTAAAGGTCACTATAATCATTTTCTTCCTCACTGCTTGAGACTCTTAAAAAGAGAGGGAGTTCTTATTGCTGATAATGTACTTTTTCGAGGAATGGTTGCATCGAAAGAACTCGCAACACGTAGAAAAATCACTATAATAAAACGTATGAAAAGCTATTTAGAACTAGTATCTAATAATGATAACCTTGTAACTTCTGTAATACCAATGGGTGATGGTATCTCAGTTACAGTAAGAAAGTTTGCAGGGGGAAGTAAGGAGGCATGA
- a CDS encoding U32 family peptidase: MKLMKPEILAPAGNLEKLKAAINFGADAVYLGGSKLNLRAFADNFSNVQLKEGIDFAHSKGKRVYVTLNVFPHNDDLEGLEGYLKEIYELGADAIIVSDPGIIMTAREVVPNLEIHLSTQSNNVNYKSAIFWHKQGVKRIVLARELSLGEIKEIRAKLPDSCELEAFVHGSMCMAYSGRCLMSNYMTGRDANRGQCAQPCRYKYFLTEEKRDGEYFPIIEDDKGTYIMNSKDLCMIEHIPELVESGITSFKIEGRMKSSYYVASVCKSYREALDTYMKDSVNYKFQKKWMDNLLKPSHRQYYTGFYFGDPNKQIHESSSYIRDYDIVGIVREYHSENNIALVEQRNKVFQGDTVEVLRPVGDNVLIVLNDMRNSKGESIAAAPSAQMLFTVNVKEKLHENDILIKSKEKE; the protein is encoded by the coding sequence ATGAAACTAATGAAACCAGAAATATTAGCACCGGCAGGTAATTTGGAGAAATTAAAAGCAGCTATAAATTTTGGAGCAGACGCAGTTTATTTAGGCGGAAGTAAATTGAATTTAAGAGCTTTTGCGGATAATTTTAGCAATGTTCAATTAAAAGAAGGTATAGACTTTGCACATTCCAAAGGTAAAAGAGTATATGTTACATTAAATGTATTTCCTCATAATGACGATTTAGAAGGCCTAGAAGGTTATCTAAAAGAAATATATGAACTAGGTGCAGATGCTATTATTGTTTCTGACCCAGGAATTATTATGACGGCTAGAGAAGTTGTACCAAATTTAGAAATTCATTTGAGTACCCAATCTAACAATGTAAACTACAAATCAGCTATTTTTTGGCATAAGCAAGGGGTCAAAAGAATTGTTCTTGCAAGAGAATTGTCTCTAGGTGAAATTAAAGAAATTAGAGCAAAGTTGCCGGATAGTTGTGAACTTGAAGCTTTTGTCCATGGATCTATGTGTATGGCATATTCGGGAAGATGTCTTATGTCAAATTATATGACGGGAAGAGATGCAAATCGTGGACAATGCGCCCAGCCATGTAGATATAAATATTTCTTAACGGAAGAAAAAAGAGATGGTGAGTACTTTCCTATAATAGAAGATGATAAAGGCACTTACATAATGAATTCAAAGGACTTATGCATGATAGAACATATACCGGAACTTGTAGAATCAGGGATAACGTCATTTAAAATAGAAGGAAGAATGAAAAGCTCATATTATGTTGCTTCTGTATGTAAATCCTATAGAGAAGCTTTGGATACATATATGAAGGATTCAGTAAATTATAAATTTCAAAAAAAATGGATGGATAACCTCTTGAAACCGAGTCACAGACAATATTATACTGGGTTCTACTTTGGAGATCCCAATAAACAGATACATGAATCCTCTTCATATATTAGAGATTACGATATAGTTGGAATTGTACGCGAATACCATTCGGAAAATAATATTGCATTAGTGGAACAAAGGAATAAAGTATTCCAGGGTGATACTGTTGAAGTATTAAGGCCTGTAGGAGATAATGTTTTAATTGTGCTTAATGATATGAGAAATTCTAAGGGCGAAAGCATAGCTGCTGCACCAAGTGCCCAGATGTTATTCACTGTAAATGTTAAAGAAAAACTACATGAGAATGATATACTTATCAAATCTAAGGAGAAAGAATAA
- the udk gene encoding uridine kinase, whose translation MYRPVLIGITGGTGSGKSTIAREIYKHFDETCITMIAQDSYYKDQSNLSFEERIKTNYDHPDAFDTSLLVRHLNLLLEGKVIEKPIYNFEMHNRIEETVSVQPKEIIIFEGILVLQEKVLRDMLDIKIYVDTDADVRFIRRLTRDITERGRTTDSVINQYLNVVKPMHEQFIEPTKRHADIIIPEGGHNKVAIDIITANISQILQKQQKKK comes from the coding sequence ATGTATCGCCCGGTTTTAATAGGGATAACCGGAGGAACGGGTTCAGGAAAAAGCACTATAGCGAGAGAAATTTATAAACATTTTGATGAGACATGTATTACAATGATTGCACAAGATTCTTATTATAAGGATCAGAGTAATCTTTCTTTTGAAGAAAGAATAAAAACAAATTATGATCATCCGGATGCTTTTGATACTTCACTATTAGTGAGACACCTAAACCTTCTTTTAGAAGGAAAGGTTATTGAAAAGCCTATATATAATTTTGAAATGCATAATAGAATAGAAGAAACAGTTTCCGTGCAGCCAAAGGAAATTATTATATTTGAAGGAATTCTTGTACTCCAGGAAAAGGTTCTTCGTGACATGCTGGATATTAAAATATATGTAGACACAGATGCAGATGTTAGGTTTATACGAAGACTTACAAGAGATATTACCGAGAGAGGTAGAACAACAGATTCTGTTATAAATCAATATTTAAATGTTGTTAAACCAATGCACGAACAATTTATTGAACCTACCAAAAGACACGCTGACATTATTATACCTGAAGGCGGACATAATAAGGTAGCTATAGATATAATTACAGCTAATATAAGCCAAATACTGCAGAAACAGCAAAAGAAAAAATAA
- a CDS encoding penicillin-binding transpeptidase domain-containing protein, producing the protein MSSRNNIFGYSNQRSEIKKRTWTVMGVFTVLFCFLIWRIMNYMYFKSEPLKTMFNSQYTIDEQYGSLYSLTDCNGRDLLNYAVSYYAIIDPVDYLRFNEYTSKYDMQALTITLRNYDKGYDLEKIKGNGNGEKIRYKIDEVTYNKLKDIKKVKGFYTYVANEVIKDRNWKIENVLIDPKYNKEYVDPVSKKVVSDYVFKGTDSLEMEIYNKTKNNDYTKIRFAKGVNGEIAAGKIINPKNNVNVRLTLDKEIQDKACAVIHEGIYKKYSQIGVVVMESNNGKIRAMVQKDDNAYNANLGYPSTNGALPGSIFKVIVDEAGLDTNKIDNYKKYTVSPKIFLEEPFKGETFTVAEALAKSSNNIFAQLGWKIGFKNIYDYAEKQGMLHKVLNIHQEASGKFDMADLLHPTDGDTSQTAIGQNVRITPLEAMSIPNTIINNGVYVQPSIIDAYVNDDNKILGEITPKNTTILKRETAEAVKLHMMDVVNKGTGTQASIKGMDIGGKTGTTTYYVNKLVNGKKESQKCSDGWFVGFFNLNGKNYSMVVYVNNIEMSNVKGVADEEGGGTAAPIFKKVVNAIKTSPVRLH; encoded by the coding sequence ATGAGTAGTAGAAATAATATCTTTGGTTACTCAAATCAAAGAAGTGAAATTAAAAAAAGAACTTGGACGGTAATGGGTGTGTTTACGGTATTATTTTGTTTTTTAATTTGGAGAATCATGAATTACATGTATTTTAAATCTGAACCCTTGAAAACTATGTTTAATTCACAATATACAATAGATGAACAATATGGGTCGCTATATAGTTTAACTGACTGTAATGGGCGAGATCTTTTGAATTATGCTGTGAGTTACTATGCGATTATTGATCCTGTCGATTATTTGAGATTTAATGAATATACTAGCAAATATGACATGCAAGCATTAACTATTACTTTAAGAAACTATGATAAAGGCTATGATTTAGAAAAAATAAAAGGTAATGGTAATGGAGAGAAAATAAGATATAAAATTGATGAAGTGACTTATAATAAACTTAAAGATATTAAAAAAGTAAAAGGATTTTATACCTATGTAGCTAATGAAGTGATCAAGGATAGGAATTGGAAAATTGAAAATGTATTGATAGACCCGAAATACAATAAAGAATACGTTGATCCTGTATCTAAAAAAGTCGTTAGTGATTATGTATTCAAAGGTACTGATTCTTTGGAAATGGAAATTTACAATAAAACTAAAAATAATGATTATACAAAAATTAGATTTGCTAAAGGGGTAAATGGCGAAATAGCTGCGGGCAAAATTATTAATCCTAAAAACAATGTTAATGTAAGACTTACCTTAGATAAAGAAATCCAAGATAAAGCCTGTGCTGTTATTCATGAGGGAATCTACAAAAAGTATAGTCAAATTGGTGTTGTAGTAATGGAGAGCAATAATGGAAAGATAAGGGCGATGGTACAAAAGGATGATAACGCTTATAATGCGAACTTAGGATATCCAAGTACTAATGGAGCTTTGCCGGGATCGATTTTTAAAGTTATTGTGGATGAAGCTGGTTTAGACACGAACAAAATAGATAACTATAAAAAATATACAGTAAGTCCTAAAATATTTCTAGAAGAGCCTTTTAAGGGAGAAACATTTACAGTTGCAGAGGCGCTAGCCAAATCTTCTAATAACATATTTGCTCAACTAGGTTGGAAAATAGGTTTTAAAAATATATATGATTATGCAGAGAAACAAGGGATGTTACATAAAGTATTAAATATTCATCAAGAGGCCAGTGGTAAGTTTGACATGGCGGATTTATTACACCCTACGGATGGTGATACAAGTCAAACAGCTATTGGTCAGAATGTTAGAATAACGCCGCTAGAAGCCATGAGTATTCCTAATACTATTATAAATAATGGAGTGTATGTTCAGCCAAGCATAATAGATGCATACGTAAATGACGATAATAAAATTCTAGGGGAAATTACCCCTAAAAATACGACCATATTAAAAAGAGAAACTGCAGAAGCTGTGAAACTTCATATGATGGATGTAGTAAACAAAGGCACAGGAACCCAGGCTTCAATTAAAGGCATGGATATAGGTGGGAAAACGGGCACTACTACATACTATGTAAATAAATTAGTAAATGGGAAAAAAGAAAGTCAGAAGTGTTCCGATGGATGGTTTGTTGGCTTTTTCAATTTAAACGGGAAAAATTATTCCATGGTTGTATATGTAAATAATATTGAGATGAGTAATGTAAAAGGTGTAGCAGATGAAGAAGGTGGAGGTACAGCGGCTCCGATATTTAAAAAAGTAGTTAACGCCATTAAAACATCTCCTGTGAGGCTGCATTAA
- the sigK gene encoding RNA polymerase sporulation sigma factor SigK, with protein sequence MFFINCLLDMIGNVTLLTAYITGSSSFPQPLSEEEEKSYLKKLKDGELLAKGVLVERNLRLVAHIVKKYSYPGKDVDDLISIGTVGLIKAIDSFDISKGTRLATYAARCIENEILMLIRNNKKTKGEVYLQDPIGIDKEGNEISLMDVLSSDEDSIIDIVESKIQIKKLYNKINVALMDREKTIIQMRYGLLDGNPRTQREIALILGISRSYVSRIEKRALKKLNKELNSTSKNRLNSSNKL encoded by the coding sequence GTGTTTTTCATAAATTGTTTATTAGATATGATTGGAAATGTTACACTTTTGACGGCTTATATAACTGGAAGTAGTTCATTCCCTCAACCATTAAGTGAAGAAGAGGAGAAATCCTATTTAAAAAAGTTAAAGGACGGCGAGTTACTAGCTAAAGGTGTATTAGTTGAACGAAATCTAAGACTAGTTGCACATATAGTAAAAAAATATTCCTATCCAGGAAAGGATGTAGATGACCTGATTTCTATTGGAACTGTAGGTCTTATTAAAGCCATTGATTCCTTTGATATAAGTAAGGGAACAAGGCTTGCCACCTATGCTGCAAGGTGCATAGAAAACGAGATACTTATGCTTATTCGCAATAATAAGAAAACAAAAGGGGAGGTTTACCTGCAAGACCCTATTGGTATTGATAAAGAGGGTAATGAGATATCACTTATGGATGTGTTAAGCAGCGATGAAGATTCTATTATTGATATAGTAGAAAGTAAAATACAAATTAAAAAGCTTTATAATAAGATAAACGTAGCTTTAATGGATAGAGAAAAAACAATAATTCAAATGCGATATGGATTACTTGATGGTAACCCTAGAACTCAAAGAGAAATTGCATTGATCTTAGGGATTTCAAGGTCCTATGTTTCTAGAATTGAAAAGAGGGCATTAAAGAAGCTTAATAAGGAATTAAATAGTACTAGTAAAAATAGGTTGAATAGTTCTAATAAATTGTAA
- a CDS encoding type IV pilus twitching motility protein PilT, translating to MIPLSELLKKTTEQNASDLHLTVDSVPIIRVDGNLIQTGKDKLTPADTEKYSREILENSYEKYCQNGEIDTSYFIYGLGRFRVNVYKHRGSDTIAIRVVALKIPTIKQLELPEVVRVLTTKQRGLVLVTGPTGSGKSTTLAAMVNEINSTRACNIITLEDPIEYLHKHNKSIINQREIGKDSKNYKNALRAILREDPDVILVGEMRDLETISIAITAAETGHLVFSTLHTIGAAKTVDRIVDVFPPYQQQQIKVQLSAVMQGIVSQQLIPKISGRGRVAALEVMISTPAIQNLIREGKTHQLQSCVQTGGKYGMKTMDMSIAELYKKGVISKEEAINYSVDNEMIVRMLSL from the coding sequence ATGATACCTCTTAGTGAATTACTAAAAAAGACAACAGAACAAAATGCATCAGATTTGCACCTTACAGTGGACTCAGTGCCAATCATTAGAGTCGATGGTAATTTAATACAAACAGGAAAAGATAAATTAACTCCAGCAGACACTGAAAAATACTCAAGAGAAATTTTAGAAAATTCTTATGAAAAATATTGTCAAAATGGAGAAATCGATACGTCTTACTTTATTTACGGACTTGGAAGATTTAGGGTTAATGTTTATAAACATAGGGGAAGCGATACTATAGCTATTAGAGTAGTTGCATTAAAAATACCTACTATTAAACAGCTTGAGCTTCCAGAGGTTGTTAGGGTTCTTACCACAAAACAAAGAGGGCTAGTTTTAGTGACAGGGCCTACAGGTAGTGGTAAAAGTACAACTCTCGCTGCTATGGTTAATGAAATTAATTCTACTAGAGCATGTAATATTATAACACTCGAGGACCCTATTGAATATTTACACAAACATAACAAATCCATTATTAATCAAAGAGAAATCGGAAAAGACAGTAAAAATTATAAAAATGCATTAAGGGCTATTCTTAGAGAGGATCCAGATGTTATATTAGTAGGTGAAATGCGAGATCTTGAAACGATTTCTATTGCTATTACTGCAGCTGAAACTGGACATTTGGTTTTCTCTACTTTACATACTATAGGTGCAGCAAAAACAGTAGATAGAATAGTTGATGTATTTCCTCCATATCAGCAGCAACAAATTAAAGTTCAATTATCAGCGGTAATGCAGGGAATAGTTTCTCAACAATTAATACCTAAGATAAGTGGAAGAGGGAGAGTAGCAGCGCTTGAGGTAATGATATCAACTCCAGCAATTCAAAATCTTATCCGCGAAGGCAAGACACATCAATTACAATCTTGTGTTCAAACTGGCGGGAAATATGGTATGAAAACTATGGATATGTCAATTGCAGAGTTATATAAAAAAGGTGTTATATCTAAAGAGGAAGCAATTAATTACTCAGTTGACAATGAAATGATTGTAAGAATGCTATCGCTTTAG
- the ftsA gene encoding cell division protein FtsA has translation MNEQIVGIDLGSSKICGSVGKISSNGKLQIIGITSVVCSGLNKSVVIDIDSTAEAIKKCITQLERMTDTQINEGYISLPGGICELVRNTGMIAISSEDREIKQSDVDRVIEAAKLISVPPDKEIVGVEPEQYIVDGYDNIKDPRGMSGIRLEVEGQVVMAQSTVVSNLLKSVKRAGIKVNGIVLQPSAISEAVLRKEEKDMGIALVDVGAQTIDISIYKSGKLKHTSIIQLGGDNITNDISVCLKVPFSEGERLKLKYGSLIKENGENVEKIRVKDSYDNLMEIDNNLLVDIIYARVDELLHLIKRNLVNSGFYNETSGVVIVGGGIALLRGTNELSKVILDKSVRIGSPEYVGAASPIYVTAVGIVLQAVNNIKTSNSSLEESDEHSYDNKWSKNKNIKVENGFASKIKGFFADFF, from the coding sequence ATGAATGAACAAATAGTAGGGATTGATTTAGGATCATCAAAAATATGTGGATCAGTTGGTAAAATCAGTAGTAATGGAAAACTTCAGATTATAGGCATTACATCAGTTGTATGTAGTGGTTTAAATAAATCAGTTGTAATAGATATTGATAGTACAGCGGAAGCTATAAAAAAATGTATTACACAATTAGAGCGTATGACAGATACACAAATCAATGAAGGGTATATATCTTTACCTGGAGGAATTTGTGAACTAGTAAGAAATACAGGTATGATTGCGATATCTTCTGAAGACAGAGAAATAAAGCAGAGCGACGTGGACAGGGTAATTGAGGCAGCTAAACTCATCTCAGTTCCGCCCGATAAAGAAATAGTAGGTGTTGAGCCCGAACAATATATTGTTGATGGATATGATAATATCAAAGACCCTAGAGGAATGAGTGGTATAAGGCTAGAAGTTGAAGGACAAGTAGTCATGGCACAATCCACAGTAGTTAGTAATTTATTAAAAAGTGTGAAGCGAGCTGGAATTAAAGTTAATGGGATAGTACTTCAACCATCAGCTATATCAGAGGCTGTATTACGAAAAGAAGAAAAGGACATGGGAATAGCACTAGTTGATGTTGGAGCACAAACTATTGATATTTCTATTTACAAGAGTGGAAAATTAAAACATACTTCTATTATTCAATTAGGTGGAGATAACATAACCAACGATATCTCGGTTTGTCTTAAAGTTCCTTTTAGCGAAGGTGAAAGATTAAAGCTTAAATATGGAAGCTTAATTAAAGAAAATGGAGAAAACGTTGAGAAAATTAGAGTCAAAGATTCTTATGATAATTTAATGGAAATTGATAATAATTTATTAGTTGATATAATTTATGCTAGAGTAGATGAGTTATTACATTTGATTAAAAGAAACCTAGTAAATAGTGGATTTTATAATGAAACTTCTGGAGTAGTAATAGTTGGTGGAGGTATAGCTTTATTAAGAGGCACTAATGAACTCAGTAAAGTTATACTCGATAAGTCAGTGAGAATCGGTTCACCAGAGTATGTAGGAGCAGCTAGCCCTATATATGTTACAGCAGTAGGTATAGTGCTTCAAGCTGTTAATAATATTAAAACTAGT